From Cygnus atratus isolate AKBS03 ecotype Queensland, Australia chromosome 1, CAtr_DNAZoo_HiC_assembly, whole genome shotgun sequence, the proteins below share one genomic window:
- the FAM181B gene encoding protein FAM181B: protein MAVPAALLSPHHHLLSFCFPAGGLLGYADLEKGYEGGGGGGGGGGEAGDFKEATRDLLSFIDSASSNIKLALDKPVKSKRKVNHRKYLQKQIKRCTGIIAAAAPPPSSSSPAAAACPAKQPPPPRREASTAASSLQSKSLAALFGSLQPGRGSASGCGAAGGGGGGSSGGSAAAGGPRKVPLRARNLPPSFFTEPALPPRGPPPASKETEKGGGAEAAEFFELLGSDYGALLPEHAAPQDAFPAARLPADLGLEHGLYEAPLPPLPAAHHPLLGGLLYPEPPWSPAGPCSPPKKSPPEALRPLYSGGAESGSEAFGSFFPECPLAPPQVPYDYSTGYHRATYSGL, encoded by the coding sequence aTGGCCGTGCCAGCCgccctgctcagcccccaccaccacctcctctccttctgcttCCCCGCCGGCGGCCTGCTGGGCTATGCCGACCTGGAGAAGGGCTACGagggcggaggaggaggaggaggcggcggaggcGAGGCGGGGGACTTTAAGGAAGCCACCAGGGACCTGCTGAGCTTCATCGACTCGGCCTCCAGCAACATCAAGCTGGCGCTGGACAAGCCGGTGAAGTCGAAGAGGAAGGTGAACCACAGGAAATACCTGCAGAAGCAGATCAAGCGTTGCACCGGCATcatcgccgccgccgccccgccgccctcctcctcctccccggccgccgccgcctgcccggCCAAGCAGCCCCCGCCACCTCGCCGGGAAGCCTCTACGGCggccagcagcctgcagagcaaGAGCCTGGCGGCCCTTTTCGGCTCCCTGCAGCCGGGAAGGGGCTCGGCGAgcggctgcggggcggcgggaggaggcggtggaggaaGCAGCGGAGGGTCAGCGGCTGCGGGTGGCCCTCGGAAGGTGCCTCTGCGGGCCCGCAACCTGCCGCCCTCCTTCTTCACCGAGCCGGCTCTGCCGCCCCGCGGGCCTCCGCCGGCCTCCAAGGAGACGGAGAAAGGCGGTGGGGCGGAGGCAGCCGAGTTTTTCGAGCTGCTGGGCTCCGACTACGGAGCGCTGCTGCCTGAGCACGCTGCCCCGCAGGACGCcttccccgccgcccgcctGCCCGCCGACCTGGGGCTCGAGCACGGCCTCTACGAGGCTCCGCTGCCTCCGCTGCCCGCCGCCCACCACCCGCTGTTGGGTGGGCTGCTGTACCCCGAGCCGCCCTGGAGCCCGGCcgggccctgcagccccccaaaaaagtCACCTCCCGAGGCACTACGCCCGCTCTACTCTGGCGGAGCGGAGTCCGGCAGCGAGGCCTTCGGCTCCTTCTTCCCTGAGTGCCCCTTGGCCCCGCCACAGGTGCCCTACGACTACAGCACCGGCTACCACCGGGCCACCTACTCCGGCCTGTAG